In the Flavobacterium sp. J372 genome, one interval contains:
- the rnhA gene encoding ribonuclease HI yields MHTVHIYTDGAAKGNPGPGGYGVVMEAVGTGYRKEFYEGFRLTTNNRMELLAVIVGLEKLTKPNTSVLVVSDSKYVVDSVTKGWVFGWEKKGFAGKKNPDLWMRFLKIYRKHKVDFKWIKGHNSHPQNERCDQLAVMASTLPQLNVDAWYEQEGQKIDF; encoded by the coding sequence ATGCATACAGTCCACATATATACTGACGGCGCAGCTAAGGGAAACCCCGGCCCGGGCGGCTATGGCGTTGTAATGGAAGCTGTGGGCACCGGCTACCGTAAGGAGTTTTACGAAGGCTTCCGCCTTACCACCAATAACCGTATGGAACTGCTGGCTGTGATAGTAGGGCTGGAGAAACTGACTAAACCTAACACATCGGTACTTGTGGTGAGCGATAGTAAATATGTAGTGGACTCGGTAACCAAAGGCTGGGTTTTTGGTTGGGAAAAGAAAGGTTTCGCCGGGAAGAAAAACCCTGACCTGTGGATGCGCTTTTTAAAAATTTACCGAAAGCATAAGGTTGATTTTAAATGGATAAAGGGCCATAACAGCCATCCCCAAAACGAGAGATGCGACCAACTTGCGGTAATGGCATCAACCCTGCCGCAGCTTAATGTTGATGCCTGGTATGAACAGGAAGGGCAGAAAATTGATTTTTAG
- a CDS encoding phosphoribosylglycinamide formyltransferase: MKKIVIFASGGGSNAEAIMKHFSGRENIRVSGVFTNNPNAGVLQKAEKYGVPTIVFNREELNGDIVLHKLDTIKPDLIVLAGFLWKFPEHIVQQYPDKIINIHPALLPNYGGKGMYGLHVHTAVHNNKETESGITIHFVNEHYDEGNIIFQASVALDDCATPQDIAAKVLQLEHKYFPAVIEDLLKKEF; encoded by the coding sequence ATGAAGAAAATAGTGATTTTTGCATCGGGCGGGGGCAGTAATGCCGAGGCTATCATGAAGCATTTTAGCGGCAGGGAAAATATCAGGGTTTCGGGTGTTTTTACAAATAATCCAAACGCCGGTGTGCTTCAAAAGGCAGAAAAGTATGGTGTGCCTACTATAGTATTTAACCGTGAGGAGCTGAATGGCGATATTGTATTGCATAAATTAGATACTATAAAACCTGATCTTATAGTGCTGGCGGGCTTCCTGTGGAAATTCCCTGAGCATATAGTACAGCAATATCCCGATAAGATCATTAACATACACCCGGCGCTATTGCCTAATTACGGAGGCAAAGGCATGTATGGGTTGCATGTGCACACGGCGGTACATAATAATAAAGAGACTGAAAGCGGCATAACCATACATTTTGTAAATGAGCATTATGATGAAGGCAACATAATCTTCCAGGCAAGCGTGGCTTTGGATGATTGCGCCACTCCGCAGGATATTGCCGCTAAAGTGCTGCAGCTTGAGCATAAATATTTCCCGGCTGTTATTGAGGATTTGTTGAAGAAAGAATTTTAG
- a CDS encoding VOC family protein, with product MKSPLTLRKIETCLWFDRNAEEAANFYLSVFKNGRIGRKMYYGKEGFEIHGMPEGTLLTIEIEVLEHKFVLLNGGPIFKPNEAISFIINCNDQEEIDYYWEKIALTGDPKAQQCGWCKDKYGVSWQVVPPILDDMISNPDKEKAGRVMNALHNMVKIDIAVLEEAFEGR from the coding sequence ATGAAATCTCCGCTTACACTCCGAAAGATTGAAACATGCCTTTGGTTTGACAGGAATGCCGAAGAAGCTGCCAACTTTTACCTATCTGTTTTTAAAAATGGCAGAATCGGACGTAAAATGTACTACGGTAAAGAAGGCTTTGAAATTCATGGCATGCCTGAAGGCACATTACTTACGATTGAAATTGAAGTGCTTGAACATAAATTTGTTTTGCTGAATGGCGGACCTATATTCAAGCCAAATGAAGCTATTTCATTCATTATCAACTGCAACGACCAGGAAGAAATTGACTATTATTGGGAAAAAATTGCCTTAACGGGCGACCCGAAAGCGCAGCAGTGCGGATGGTGCAAAGATAAATATGGGGTGTCATGGCAGGTAGTACCACCAATACTTGATGATATGATAAGCAATCCTGATAAAGAGAAAGCCGGCAGGGTAATGAATGCCCTGCACAACATGGTTAAGATTGATATTGCGGTGCTTGAAGAAGCGTTTGAAGGGAGATAA
- a CDS encoding acyl carrier protein has protein sequence MSDIASRVKAIIVDKLGVDENEVVTEASFTNDLGADSLDTVELIMEFEKEFDIQIPDDQAENISTVGQAISYIEEAKK, from the coding sequence ATGTCAGACATTGCATCAAGAGTAAAAGCTATCATCGTTGATAAATTGGGTGTTGACGAGAACGAAGTGGTAACAGAGGCAAGCTTCACTAATGATTTAGGGGCTGATTCACTGGACACTGTTGAGCTTATCATGGAATTTGAAAAAGAGTTCGATATCCAGATACCGGACGATCAGGCAGAAAATATTTCTACTGTAGGCCAGGCTATCTCTTACATCGAGGAAGCAAAAAAATAA